From a single Arachis hypogaea cultivar Tifrunner chromosome 3, arahy.Tifrunner.gnm2.J5K5, whole genome shotgun sequence genomic region:
- the LOC112785450 gene encoding vacuolar protein sorting-associated protein 24 homolog 1, whose product MEKVMNILKPKPNPQQLLRDWQRRLRQECRNIERQIRDIQREEKNVQKAIKEAAKRNDMGSAKALAKELVRSKKTVNRLYENKAQLNSISMHLGESVAIARTVGHLSKSAEVMKLVNNLMKAPEMAVTMQEFSKEMTKAGVIEEIVNDAVDSALDSEDIEDEIEEEVDKVLTAIAGETAAELPEAVRKQKLKQPEQRVGTSEGEEAIAEGVDDEEEMEEIRARLAKVRS is encoded by the exons ATGGAGAAGGTAATGAACATTCTGAAGCCGAAGCCGAACCCTCAACAGTTGTTAAGAGATTGGCAGCGTCGCCTTCGTCAGGAGTGCCGCAACATTGAGCGCCAAATTCGAG ATAtacagagagaagagaagaatgtaCAAAAGGCGATTAAAGAAGCTGCAAAGAGGAACGATATGGGCTCTGCAAAG GCCCTTGCCAAGGAACTTGTGAGATCTAAGAAAACAGTAAACAGACTTTATGAAAATAAGGCACAATTGAATTCAATATCAATGCACCttggagagagtgtgg CAATTGCTCGTACTGTGGGACATCTATCCAAGAGTGCCGAGGTTATGAAGCTTGTCAATAACCTCATGAAGGCTCCTGAAATGGCTGTGACAATGCAGGAGTTTAGCAAAGAAATGACAAAG GCAGGAGTAATCGAGGAGATAGTAAACGATGCTGTTGACTCAGCTCTAGATTCTGAGGACATAGAAGATGAGATCGAAGAAGAAGTTGACAAGGTATTGACAGCAATAGCTGGAGAGACAGCTGCAGAGCTTCCGGAAGCCGTTAGGAAACAAAAGTTGAAGCAACCTGAACAAAGGGTTGGAACCAGTGAAGGG GAAGAGGCTATAGCTGAGGGTGttgatgatgaggaagaaatggaagaaataaGGGCAAGACTTGCCAAAGTTAGGTCATAA
- the LOC112785466 gene encoding serine carboxypeptidase-like 48: MSPAERLIRSFNLFPRKSVNIRKGSSDDVFVPGKLVEKKFSFLADSSVQELGHHAGYYSLPRTKAARMFYFFFESRNNNSKDAPVVIWLTGGPGCGSELALFYENGPFKITNNMSLVSNDYGWDKVSNLIYVDQPTGTGFSYSSDESDLRHDETGVSNDLYDFLQAFFKQHPQFVNNDFYITGESYAGHYIPALASRIHQANKQKQAILINLKGFAIGNGLTNPGIQYAAYTDFALSNKLITQSDYNNINSRVQGCEQEVKNCATEGGDHCAAAKATCDQIFQSILSAAGNVNYYDIRKKCEGALCYDFSNVDKLLNDNSVKKALGVDDDLDYVSCSDEVYFDMVNDFMVNYDVGIPPLLEDGIRFLAYAGEEDLICNWLGNIRWVSAMKWSGQKEFNAAPTVQYKVNGVEAGSLSSHGPLTFLKVYKAGHLVPMDQPEAALDMLTRWMQGKLN, translated from the exons ATGTCCCCAGCAGAAAGGCTGATAAGAAGCTTCAATCTGTTTCCAAGAAAATCAGTAAACATAAGAAAAGGAAGTAGTGATGATGTGTTTGTCCCTGGAAAATTAGTGGAGAAGAAGTTCTCATTTCTTGCTGATTCTTCTGTTCAAGAATTAGGTCATCATGCCGGCTATTATTCTCTCCCTCGTACCAAAGCCGCAAG GATGttctattttttctttgaatCTCGGAACAATAATAGCAAAGATGCACCAGTTGTGATATGGTTAACTGGAGGACCAGGATGTGGCAGTGAACTTGCATTGTTCTATGAGAATGGTCCTTTCAAAATTACTAATAACATGTCTCTTGTTTCCAATGACTATGGTTGGGACAAG GTTTCAAACCTTATATATGTTGATCAACCAACTGGGACAGGGTTCAGCTACAGTTCTGATGAGTCAGACCTTCGCCATGATGAAACGGGTGTTAGCAACGATCTTTACGATTTCTTACAGGCATTTTTCAAACAGCATCCTCAGTTTGTTAACAATGATTTTTATATCACCGGAGAATCATATGCTGGACACTATATTCCAGCTCTTGCATCTCGAATTCATCAAGCTAACAAACAAAAACAAGCCATTCTTATAAATCTaaag GGTTTTGCTATTGGCAACGGATTAACCAATCCGGGGATTCAATATGCAGCATACACGGATTTTGCATTATCCAATAAATTAATTACACAGAGTGATTACAACAACATCAACTCCAGGGTCCAAGGATGTGAACAAGAAGTAAAAAATTGCG CAACTGAAGGTGGAGACCATTGTGCCGCCGCTAAAGCCACATGCGACCAAATATTCCAAAGTATCCTTAGCGCTGCTGGCAACGTTAAT TACTATGACATTAGAAAAAAATGTGAAGGAGCTTTGTGCTATGACTTCTCAAACGTGGATAAACTCTTAAACGATAATTCAGTGAAGAAGGCTTTAGGTGTGGATGATGATTTGGACTATGTTTCATGCAGTGATGAAGTGTATTTTGATATGGTTAATGACTTCATGGTCAATTATGATGTGGGTATTCCACCTCTTCTTGAAGATGGGATTAGGTTTCTTGCCTATGCTGGTGAAGAAGATCTCATTTGCAATTGGCTAG GTAATATCAGATGGGTTAGTGCCATGAAATGGTCAGGTCAAAAAGAGTTTAACGCAGCTCCTACAGTCCAATATAAAGTCAATGGTGTAGAGGCAGGGTCTCTATCAAGCCATGGACCTCTCACTTTCTTGAAG GTATATAAAGCTGGACACTTGGTTCCTATGGACCAACCAGAAGCTGCACTTGATATGCTCACAAGATGGATGCAAGGCAAATTGAATTAA
- the LOC112785473 gene encoding uncharacterized protein isoform X1, producing MALDRLNSPTTFEMPLEVLGHELQFTQDPNSKHLGTTVWDSSLVFAKFLERNCRKGRFSPAKLKGKRVIELGAGCGVSGFGMAMLGCDVIVTDQKEVLPLLQRNIERNISRVMQKNPESFGSIKVAELQWGDESHIKAVDPPFDYIIGTDVVYVEHLLEPLLQTILALSGPRTTILLGHEIRSTCVHEKMLEMWKQNFDVKNVPKSKMDETYQHPSIQLFIMGFKNSAESTGNSGQAAAEKVDDQTGVEGKSGEENLAMEPSSSVEKNVEDHEKAATGTKKLSEWEARRYGSMAARILKDVKIS from the exons ATGGCACTTGACAG GTTAAATTCTCCAACCACATTTGAAATGCCACTGGAGGTTTTGGGCCATGAATTGCAGTTTACTCAG GATCCCAATTCAAAGCACTTAGGAACAACAGTGTGGGATTCATCACTTGTTTTTGCCAAATTTCTT gaACGGAATTGCAGAAAGGGAAGGTTTTCTCCAGCTAAACTTAAAGGAAAACGTGTAATTGAACTTGGAGCTGGCTGTGGTGTTTCTGGTTTTG GCATGGCTATGCTGGGGTGTGATGTTATAGTGACAGACCAAAAAGAGGTGTTGCCGTTATTGCAGAGAAACATCGAACGTAATATTTCAAGAGTCATGCAGAAGAACCCTG agTCATTTGGTTCGATCAAGGTTGCCGAACTTCAGTGGGGAGATGAGAGCCACATTAAGGCTGTTGATCCTCCATTTGACTATATTATTGGCACCGACGTT GTCTATGTAGAGCATCTGTTGGAACCTCTGTTGCAGACAATACTTGCTTTATCTGGACCTAGGACTACAATCTTG TTGGGACATGAGATCCGTTCCACCTGTGTCCATGAAAAGATGCTTGAGATGTGGAAACAAAACTTTGATGTGAAGAATGTTCCAAAATCTAAA ATGGATGAAACATATCAACATCCAAGTATTCAGCTCTTCATTATGGGATTCAAGAATTCAGCTGAGTCCACCGGGAACTCAGGTCAGGCAGCAGCCGAAAAAGTTGACGATCAAACTGGTGTGGAAGGTAAAAGCGGTGAGGAAAATTTGGCAATGGAACCATCATCTAGTGTTGAAAAAAATGTTGAGGATCATGAGAAAGCAGCAACCGGAACTAAAAAGCTTAGTGAGTGGGAAGCAAGAAGGTATGGATCAATGGCTGCAAGGATTCTGAAAGATGTAAAGATATCCTGA
- the LOC112785473 gene encoding uncharacterized protein isoform X2, whose translation MALDRLNSPTTFEMPLEVLGHELQFTQERNCRKGRFSPAKLKGKRVIELGAGCGVSGFGMAMLGCDVIVTDQKEVLPLLQRNIERNISRVMQKNPESFGSIKVAELQWGDESHIKAVDPPFDYIIGTDVVYVEHLLEPLLQTILALSGPRTTILLGHEIRSTCVHEKMLEMWKQNFDVKNVPKSKMDETYQHPSIQLFIMGFKNSAESTGNSGQAAAEKVDDQTGVEGKSGEENLAMEPSSSVEKNVEDHEKAATGTKKLSEWEARRYGSMAARILKDVKIS comes from the exons ATGGCACTTGACAG GTTAAATTCTCCAACCACATTTGAAATGCCACTGGAGGTTTTGGGCCATGAATTGCAGTTTACTCAG gaACGGAATTGCAGAAAGGGAAGGTTTTCTCCAGCTAAACTTAAAGGAAAACGTGTAATTGAACTTGGAGCTGGCTGTGGTGTTTCTGGTTTTG GCATGGCTATGCTGGGGTGTGATGTTATAGTGACAGACCAAAAAGAGGTGTTGCCGTTATTGCAGAGAAACATCGAACGTAATATTTCAAGAGTCATGCAGAAGAACCCTG agTCATTTGGTTCGATCAAGGTTGCCGAACTTCAGTGGGGAGATGAGAGCCACATTAAGGCTGTTGATCCTCCATTTGACTATATTATTGGCACCGACGTT GTCTATGTAGAGCATCTGTTGGAACCTCTGTTGCAGACAATACTTGCTTTATCTGGACCTAGGACTACAATCTTG TTGGGACATGAGATCCGTTCCACCTGTGTCCATGAAAAGATGCTTGAGATGTGGAAACAAAACTTTGATGTGAAGAATGTTCCAAAATCTAAA ATGGATGAAACATATCAACATCCAAGTATTCAGCTCTTCATTATGGGATTCAAGAATTCAGCTGAGTCCACCGGGAACTCAGGTCAGGCAGCAGCCGAAAAAGTTGACGATCAAACTGGTGTGGAAGGTAAAAGCGGTGAGGAAAATTTGGCAATGGAACCATCATCTAGTGTTGAAAAAAATGTTGAGGATCATGAGAAAGCAGCAACCGGAACTAAAAAGCTTAGTGAGTGGGAAGCAAGAAGGTATGGATCAATGGCTGCAAGGATTCTGAAAGATGTAAAGATATCCTGA
- the LOC112785495 gene encoding uncharacterized protein: MGRAPCCDKANVKRGPWSPEEDLKLKEYIHKHGTGGNWIALPQKAGLKRCGKSCRLRWLNYLRPNIKHGEFSEEEDRIICSLYVNIGSRWSIIAAQLPGRTDNDIKNYWNTKLKKKLISGFIPNSSSIQQRKHHQQQQQQPPFPSSSMYMDQCYGSYVTGLVDPISLPSTEYYANTTTTSVPFYQHQVDSIVSPSSMQQNYHMFGSEGSCSSSDNGSSIKQEEIGYHHQGSYNNIIAFDEFNNNNNDHHHNNKFLLMPSSFNDNSNSIVNYDGGDNITEYDLEEIKQLISVSSSVDEIKEEKPIYYYY, translated from the exons ATGGGAAGAGCTCCATGTTGTGACAAGGCAAATGTGAAGAGAGGACCATGGTCACCTGAAGAAGACTTAAAGCTCAAAGAATACATACACAAGCATGGCACTGGTGGCAATTGGATTGCTCTTCCTCAAAAAGCTG GTCTCAAGAGATGTGGGAAGAGTTGCAGACTGAGATGGCTTAACTATCTGAGGCCAAACATTAAGCATGGAGAATTTTCTGAAGAGGAAGACAGAATCATTTGCAGCCTCTATGTTAACATTGGAAGCAG ATGGTCAATTATAGCAGCTCAGTTGCCAGGAAGGACTGACAATGATATAAAGAATTATTGGAACACTAAGCTCAAGAAAAAACTCATCTCTGGTTTCATTcccaattcttcttctattcaacAAAGAaaacatcatcaacaacaacaacaacaacctccaTTTCCATCATCATCAATGTACATGGATCAATGTTATGGATCTTATGTTACAGGCCTTGTTGATCCTATTTCACTTCCTTCAACTGAATACTATGCAAACACAACAACAACCTCAGTTCCATTTTACCAGCACCAAGTAGATTCCATTGTTAGCCCCAGCAGCATGCAACAAAATTATCACATGTTTGGAAGTGAAGGTAGTTGCAGTTCCTCTGATAATGGAAGCAGTATCAAGCAAGAGGAAATTGGGTATCATCATCAAGGATCATACAACAACATTATTGCATTTGATgagttcaacaacaacaacaatgatcatcatcataataataagtttcttcttatGCCTAGTAGTTTCAATGATAATAGTAATAGCATTGTTAATTATGATGGTGGTGACAATATTACTGAATATGATCTTGAGGAAATTAAGCAATTGATTAGTGTTAGTAGTAGTGTTGATGAAATCAAGGAGGAGAAAcctatttactattattattga
- the LOC112785503 gene encoding lactoylglutathione lyase isoform X1, protein MAPFSSLTTTLYRFPLHRFIAKPQFFLSPNSIPFQLSHTHKPKKFSGFRLFSMASEPKELPANNPGLTATPDPATKGYFMQQTMFRIKDPKVSLNFYSRVLGMSLLKRLDFPEMKFSLYFMGYENTAEAPGNPVDRTVWTFSQKATIELTHNWGTESDPEFKGYHNGNSEPRGFGHIGITVDDTYKACERFQSLGVEFVKKPDDGKMKGIAFIKDPDGYWIEIFDQKTIGTVTQAGS, encoded by the exons ATGGCACCTTTCTCTTCTCTCACCACAACCTTATACCGCTTTCCCCTTCACCGATTCATCGCCAAACCCCAATTTTTCCTCTCTCCCAATTCAATCCCTTTCCAACTCTCACATACCCACAAACCAAAG AAATTCAGTGGGTTTCGTCTGTTCTCAATGGCTTCGGAACCGAAGGAGTTACCAGCTAACAACCCTGGTCTTACTGCTACCCCTGATCCAGCTACTAAGGGTTACTTCATGCAGCAAact ATGTTTAGAATCAAAGACCCCAAAGTGAGCCTTAATTTTTATTCTCGCGTTTTGGGCATGTC GTTGCTTAAGAGATTGGACTTTCCAGAAATGAAGTTCAGCTTATACTTTATGGGTTATGAG AATACGGCAGAAGCTCCCGGTAATCCAGTTGATAGAACAGTTTGGACGTTTTCTCAGAAGGCTACGATTGAATTGACACA TAATTGGGGTACCGAAAGTGATCCAGAGTTCAAAGGATACCACAATGGAAATTCTGAACCTCGTGGCTTTG GGCACATTGGGATAACCGTCGATGACACCTACAAGGCATGTGAAAGATTTCAGAGTCTAGGAGTCGAGTTTGTTAAGAAGCCAGATGATG GGAAAATGAAAGGCATAGCCTTTATCAAGGATCCTGATGGTTACTGGATTGAAATATTTGACCAAAAAACAATTGGAACTGTAACACAAGCTGGTTCTTAA
- the LOC112785503 gene encoding lactoylglutathione lyase isoform X2 yields MASEPKELPANNPGLTATPDPATKGYFMQQTMFRIKDPKVSLNFYSRVLGMSLLKRLDFPEMKFSLYFMGYENTAEAPGNPVDRTVWTFSQKATIELTHNWGTESDPEFKGYHNGNSEPRGFGHIGITVDDTYKACERFQSLGVEFVKKPDDGKMKGIAFIKDPDGYWIEIFDQKTIGTVTQAGS; encoded by the exons ATGGCTTCGGAACCGAAGGAGTTACCAGCTAACAACCCTGGTCTTACTGCTACCCCTGATCCAGCTACTAAGGGTTACTTCATGCAGCAAact ATGTTTAGAATCAAAGACCCCAAAGTGAGCCTTAATTTTTATTCTCGCGTTTTGGGCATGTC GTTGCTTAAGAGATTGGACTTTCCAGAAATGAAGTTCAGCTTATACTTTATGGGTTATGAG AATACGGCAGAAGCTCCCGGTAATCCAGTTGATAGAACAGTTTGGACGTTTTCTCAGAAGGCTACGATTGAATTGACACA TAATTGGGGTACCGAAAGTGATCCAGAGTTCAAAGGATACCACAATGGAAATTCTGAACCTCGTGGCTTTG GGCACATTGGGATAACCGTCGATGACACCTACAAGGCATGTGAAAGATTTCAGAGTCTAGGAGTCGAGTTTGTTAAGAAGCCAGATGATG GGAAAATGAAAGGCATAGCCTTTATCAAGGATCCTGATGGTTACTGGATTGAAATATTTGACCAAAAAACAATTGGAACTGTAACACAAGCTGGTTCTTAA